A region from the Catellatospora sp. TT07R-123 genome encodes:
- a CDS encoding tetratricopeptide repeat protein produces the protein MTNQQDTCQAYFHRYTTGQARLDDLLPAIADTDGYGRTVTITLLLAVDAVDAVSGGLARPAITLAALLDPAGHPDEFWATAVVAGNLTTHRATGTDTPVDTGQIRQVLLLLDRYSILTYSATASPRAVTIHAVTARAARETATRDQLISAAHTAAAALLTIWPDNDHNTTLAALGESLRTNTTTLDSITQDLLWTTGAPALLYRAGISLLSAGLPTAAVAYWHALTHKARRILGSDHHFTLTAWANLATSYWQAGPGDAVTIEERIAAERERLLGPEHPDTLTAWANLAASYRQAGRTGDAVTILERVTADSERLLGPEHQFTLTVWGNLATSYRQAGRTGDAVTILERVTADSERLLGPEHQFTLTVWGNLATSYRQAGRTGDAVTILERVTAERERLLGPEHPDTLALAARLRQWRSL, from the coding sequence ATGACCAACCAACAGGACACCTGCCAGGCATATTTTCACCGCTACACCACCGGCCAAGCCAGGCTCGACGACCTACTACCCGCGATCGCCGACACCGACGGCTACGGCCGGACCGTCACCATCACCCTCCTGCTCGCTGTCGATGCCGTCGACGCTGTCAGCGGCGGGTTGGCCCGCCCCGCGATCACTCTGGCCGCGCTGCTCGACCCCGCCGGGCACCCCGACGAGTTCTGGGCCACAGCCGTGGTTGCTGGCAACCTCACGACCCACCGCGCCACCGGCACGGACACCCCGGTCGACACCGGCCAGATACGGCAGGTCCTCCTGCTGCTGGACCGGTACAGCATCCTCACCTACAGCGCCACCGCCAGCCCTCGCGCGGTGACCATCCACGCCGTAACCGCCCGAGCCGCCCGCGAAACTGCCACCCGCGATCAGCTCATCAGCGCGGCCCACACCGCCGCCGCAGCACTGCTCACCATCTGGCCTGACAACGACCACAACACCACCCTCGCCGCGCTCGGCGAAAGCCTCCGCACCAACACCACCACTCTGGACAGCATCACCCAAGATCTTCTCTGGACCACAGGCGCACCGGCGCTGCTCTACCGCGCGGGCATTAGCCTGCTCAGCGCTGGTCTACCCACCGCTGCCGTCGCCTACTGGCACGCCCTCACCCACAAGGCACGACGCATTCTCGGTTCGGACCACCATTTCACGCTGACCGCCTGGGCCAACCTCGCCACCTCCTACTGGCAGGCGGGCCCCGGTGACGCGGTCACCATCGAGGAGCGGATCGCCGCCGAGCGGGAGCGGCTGCTCGGCCCGGAACATCCCGACACGCTGACCGCCTGGGCCAACCTCGCCGCCTCCTACCGGCAGGCGGGCCGGACCGGTGACGCGGTCACGATCCTGGAGCGGGTCACCGCCGACAGCGAGCGGCTGCTCGGCCCGGAACACCAATTCACGCTGACCGTCTGGGGCAACCTCGCCACCTCCTACCGGCAGGCGGGCCGGACCGGTGACGCGGTCACGATCCTGGAGCGGGTCACCGCCGACAGCGAGCGGCTGCTCGGCCCGGAACACCAATTCACGCTGACCGTCTGGGGCAACCTCGCCACCTCCTACCGGCAGGCGGGCCGGACCGGTGACGCGGTCACGATCCTGGAGCGGGTCACCGCCGAACGAGAGCGGCTGCTCGGCCCAGAGCACCCCGACACACTGGCGTTAGCCGCTCGACTGCGACAATGGAGGTCTCTATGA
- a CDS encoding transposase family protein: MTGLTRDQVDDLVVRVAANGLWPLRRRRALNPRRAVVAVLLYLRHNLSQPLLAELFGCSQPTISRLVTLLLPVLTDVLAPVTRATADRELRSTVRVDGFLVPIGDRRKDTYTSGMYSGKRHRCGFNVQVVALWHGRLVMTGKPQPGAMHDARAFRESGLAEVFAGRMHADGGPGGFADTAYTGTGLMVPKRRTRPEQPLSEHTRAFNKTIASHRACVERAIAHLKNWKILATGYRRLLTNLPATLAAVTALEIYRTSTSAS; this comes from the coding sequence ATGACCGGCCTGACCCGCGATCAAGTCGATGACCTCGTAGTACGCGTCGCCGCGAACGGGCTGTGGCCGCTGCGCCGCCGACGTGCGCTCAACCCGCGCCGGGCCGTGGTCGCGGTCCTGCTGTATCTGCGCCACAACCTGTCCCAGCCGCTGCTGGCAGAGCTGTTCGGCTGCTCCCAGCCGACCATCTCCCGCCTGGTCACCCTGCTCCTGCCGGTCCTGACCGACGTCCTGGCTCCGGTCACGCGGGCCACCGCCGACCGTGAGCTGCGCTCGACCGTGCGCGTCGACGGGTTCCTCGTCCCCATCGGCGACCGACGCAAAGACACCTACACCTCAGGCATGTACTCCGGAAAACGCCACCGCTGCGGGTTCAACGTCCAGGTCGTCGCCTTGTGGCACGGCCGACTGGTCATGACCGGAAAGCCCCAGCCCGGCGCCATGCACGACGCCCGCGCCTTCCGCGAATCCGGCCTGGCCGAGGTCTTCGCCGGCCGGATGCACGCCGACGGCGGACCCGGCGGCTTCGCCGACACCGCCTACACCGGCACCGGCCTCATGGTCCCCAAACGCAGAACCCGCCCCGAACAGCCGCTCAGCGAACACACCCGCGCGTTCAACAAGACGATCGCGTCCCACCGCGCCTGCGTGGAACGCGCCATCGCCCACCTGAAGAACTGGAAGATCCTCGCCACCGGCTACCGACGGCTACTGACCAACCTCCCGGCCACCCTCGCCGCCGTCACCGCACTGGAGATCTATCGGACATCGACAAGCGCCTCATGA
- a CDS encoding Rrf2 family transcriptional regulator produces MALLRRDRQPLDDDQIARAIPMNRHYVNQICRQLATEGVVTRDRGADGRLVNWFVGREPGVAAEVRPALAAPETPPPRLRVRSYGLMDGNVEQLIADFADCVTLFERQRAFPGPSLYFHERAIERQRRHATVSSLLDDDRLLEYVYAVLPAWGMHRMGAQRAKVGDFAQIVSALREVAPVLETLWPLRITGLQARQVDEVTANVWKVITRIKVSTSGTQIVAGSKFLHHLLPDLVPPIDRQYTFRFFAGRKTIPSHRAAFLVWFPRLVEIASRCSTPNQDAISRGGFMATGQAKVIDNAIIGFMQRYRRQPRPT; encoded by the coding sequence ATGGCGTTGCTTCGTCGCGACCGTCAGCCGCTGGATGACGATCAAATTGCGCGAGCGATTCCGATGAACCGCCACTATGTGAACCAGATCTGCCGTCAGTTGGCGACCGAGGGAGTCGTCACGCGAGACCGCGGCGCTGACGGCAGGCTGGTTAACTGGTTTGTGGGTCGCGAACCGGGGGTCGCAGCGGAGGTGAGACCGGCACTTGCGGCTCCAGAGACACCGCCTCCCCGGCTCCGGGTCAGGTCGTACGGTCTGATGGACGGCAACGTCGAGCAATTGATCGCCGACTTCGCCGACTGCGTCACGCTCTTCGAGCGTCAGCGGGCATTTCCAGGCCCAAGCCTGTACTTTCACGAACGAGCCATTGAGCGCCAGCGCCGGCACGCCACAGTGAGTTCGCTGCTAGATGACGACCGCCTCCTGGAGTACGTGTACGCCGTGCTTCCCGCTTGGGGGATGCACCGGATGGGCGCGCAAAGAGCCAAGGTTGGAGACTTTGCGCAGATTGTCAGCGCGCTGCGAGAGGTCGCACCGGTGTTGGAAACGCTGTGGCCGCTGCGCATCACCGGTTTGCAGGCAAGGCAGGTTGATGAGGTGACCGCCAATGTCTGGAAAGTGATCACGCGTATCAAGGTGAGCACCTCTGGCACGCAGATCGTTGCAGGGAGCAAGTTCCTGCACCACCTACTACCGGACCTTGTGCCGCCTATCGACCGCCAGTACACATTCAGGTTCTTTGCCGGTCGGAAGACCATTCCTAGTCATCGCGCCGCTTTCCTCGTCTGGTTTCCACGGCTCGTCGAGATTGCATCGCGATGTAGCACGCCCAACCAGGACGCCATCAGCAGAGGCGGATTCATGGCTACTGGGCAGGCCAAGGTGATCGACAACGCGATTATTGGCTTCATGCAGCGATACCGCCGTCAGCCACGCCCAACCTGA
- a CDS encoding DUF3631 domain-containing protein: MTTRPKRAAVNGAELLDRLRATIALYVILPSTEALDAVVLWIAATYALPAWACAPRLVIRAPEKRCGKSRLLDLVEAACHNPLITVNASPAAVYRSIGSDNPPTVLLDEYDTIFGPAAAGSAEDLRGLLNAGHQRNRPALRYDANSQRVEQIPTFAMAALAGIGAAPDTIEDRAVVVHMRRRAGREKVKPWRIMRDRPMVAAIGAELSQWLLGSLDVLRAAEPVMPVEDRAADTWEPLIALADLAGGDWPIRARTSAVTLTGAKEEQGATSDRVRLLTDCRTVFTGADAEALPTAHIIERLRAMDESPWTDLTPHRLGSLLREFEVKSTTMRFPTGQAKGYTRSAFTDAWDRYCHPDVPQTPGEAYQPYQPSQTSSDAVRDLDRYGSKRTAQDSVPALTSTATLGTDGTDTPHPQGHTPTNTHGHLRLVSPS; the protein is encoded by the coding sequence ATGACGACCCGACCCAAGCGCGCCGCCGTCAACGGCGCCGAGCTGCTCGACCGCCTACGCGCCACCATCGCCCTGTACGTGATCCTGCCCAGCACCGAAGCCCTGGACGCCGTCGTGCTGTGGATCGCCGCGACGTACGCGCTACCGGCATGGGCGTGCGCGCCCCGGCTGGTCATCCGGGCGCCGGAGAAGCGCTGCGGCAAGAGCAGGCTGCTCGACCTGGTCGAGGCCGCCTGCCACAACCCGCTGATCACCGTCAACGCCTCGCCAGCGGCCGTGTACCGGTCGATCGGGTCCGACAACCCGCCGACCGTGCTGCTGGACGAGTACGACACCATCTTCGGCCCAGCCGCCGCCGGATCAGCAGAAGACCTGCGCGGGCTGCTCAACGCTGGCCACCAGCGCAACCGCCCCGCGCTGCGCTACGACGCCAACTCCCAGCGAGTGGAGCAGATCCCCACCTTCGCCATGGCCGCCCTCGCGGGCATCGGCGCCGCCCCCGACACCATCGAGGACCGGGCCGTGGTCGTGCACATGCGCCGCCGCGCCGGCCGGGAGAAGGTCAAGCCCTGGCGCATCATGCGCGACCGCCCCATGGTCGCGGCCATCGGCGCCGAGCTGAGCCAATGGCTGCTCGGCAGCCTCGACGTCCTGCGCGCCGCAGAGCCGGTCATGCCGGTCGAGGACCGGGCCGCCGACACCTGGGAACCACTCATCGCCCTGGCCGACCTGGCCGGAGGCGACTGGCCGATCCGGGCACGCACCTCGGCCGTCACGCTGACCGGCGCGAAGGAAGAGCAGGGCGCGACCAGCGACCGCGTACGGCTGCTGACCGACTGCCGCACGGTCTTCACGGGCGCGGACGCCGAGGCGCTGCCGACCGCGCACATCATCGAACGGCTCCGGGCCATGGACGAATCGCCGTGGACCGACCTCACCCCGCACAGACTGGGGTCGCTGTTGCGCGAGTTCGAGGTCAAGTCGACGACGATGCGGTTCCCGACCGGCCAGGCGAAGGGATACACCCGCTCCGCGTTCACCGACGCCTGGGACCGCTACTGCCACCCCGACGTCCCGCAGACCCCGGGGGAAGCGTACCAACCGTACCAACCGTCCCAGACCAGCTCAGACGCGGTACGGGATCTTGATCGGTACGGATCGAAGCGTACCGCCCAAGATTCCGTACCAGCGCTGACCAGCACTGCGACGCTTGGTACGGATGGTACGGATACCCCCCACCCCCAGGGACACACACCGACCAACACCCATGGCCACCTGCGCCTGGTGAGCCCTTCCTGA
- a CDS encoding helix-turn-helix domain-containing protein yields MLTLQPPQPKALYRIPDVMTLLSMSRSVVYEQIRAGRLRSVAQGRARMVPAAAIDEYVTLLKNETRSNA; encoded by the coding sequence GTGCTCACCCTTCAACCACCACAGCCGAAAGCCCTGTACCGCATCCCCGACGTCATGACCCTGCTCAGCATGAGCCGATCGGTCGTCTACGAGCAGATCCGCGCCGGACGCTTGCGGTCGGTCGCCCAGGGCCGCGCCCGCATGGTCCCGGCCGCCGCGATCGACGAGTACGTCACCTTGCTGAAGAACGAGACGAGGAGCAACGCCTGA
- the xerC gene encoding tyrosine recombinase XerC has protein sequence MGERRGRGEGGLYWDEKRQRFIAEVTIGYTPAGKRIVRKGSGKTKTEARAKLKEVMRDHEDGLAIASQTFTVAAALEDWLAYGLAGLSANTVEKYGYLVRGHIIPDIGARKLQDLSATDVDRWLAKKAKTLSTSTVRRLRECLNRAVDRAMARDKVKRNVVALCATPKGQPGRPSKSLTFQQAMAVLDAAEDDPLESYVVTSLMVGGRTEELRPLPWDHVDLDGQPDADPPVPPSIQVWRSVRDGGDTKTRKSRRTLALPARCVVAMRKQRVRQDAARSRAGARWKETGLVYTSEVGTALDAANVRRGFRRILKAAGLDPKDWTPRELRHSFVSVLSDSGMSLEEIAELCGHAGTRVTEAVYRHQLRPVILHGAIAMDLIFGDGKMA, from the coding sequence ATGGGGGAACGTCGCGGCCGTGGAGAAGGCGGCCTGTACTGGGACGAGAAGCGGCAACGCTTCATCGCTGAGGTCACCATCGGATACACCCCGGCCGGCAAGCGCATCGTGCGCAAGGGCAGCGGCAAGACCAAGACCGAAGCCCGAGCCAAGCTCAAGGAGGTGATGCGTGACCACGAGGACGGCCTGGCCATCGCCTCGCAGACCTTCACGGTTGCTGCCGCGCTGGAGGACTGGCTCGCCTATGGGCTGGCCGGGCTGTCGGCGAACACCGTAGAGAAGTACGGCTACCTCGTACGTGGACACATCATCCCCGACATCGGGGCGCGCAAGCTACAAGACCTCAGCGCCACAGACGTGGACCGCTGGCTGGCCAAGAAGGCGAAGACGCTGAGCACCAGCACCGTGCGACGCCTACGGGAGTGCCTGAACCGGGCCGTCGACCGCGCCATGGCCAGGGACAAGGTGAAACGCAACGTGGTTGCGCTGTGCGCAACGCCGAAGGGACAGCCGGGCCGACCGTCGAAGTCACTGACGTTCCAGCAGGCCATGGCCGTTCTCGACGCGGCGGAGGACGACCCCCTGGAGTCTTACGTCGTGACCTCGCTGATGGTGGGCGGACGAACGGAGGAGCTACGGCCGCTGCCATGGGATCACGTCGACCTAGACGGCCAGCCCGACGCCGACCCACCCGTGCCGCCGTCGATCCAGGTGTGGCGCTCGGTGCGTGACGGCGGCGACACCAAGACCAGGAAGTCACGCCGCACCCTCGCCCTGCCGGCCAGATGCGTCGTGGCAATGCGCAAGCAGCGTGTGCGACAGGACGCGGCACGGTCCAGGGCGGGCGCCCGGTGGAAGGAGACCGGCCTAGTCTACACGTCGGAGGTCGGCACCGCCCTGGACGCGGCCAACGTACGGCGCGGCTTCCGCCGCATCCTCAAGGCCGCAGGCCTCGACCCGAAGGACTGGACACCCAGGGAGCTACGGCACAGCTTCGTATCGGTGCTGTCCGACAGCGGCATGAGCCTGGAGGAGATCGCAGAGCTGTGCGGTCACGCCGGAACGCGGGTCACGGAGGCGGTCTACCGCCACCAGCTCCGCCCGGTGATACTTCATGGTGCGATCGCGATGGACCTCATTTTCGGCGACGGCAAAATGGCTTAG
- a CDS encoding DUF4265 domain-containing protein — MSDEHDYVKIWFALDQDENGWPPASSEGLWAVRLSAQVVRLDNTPWFVRNVACGDVFAVERDDQGQWWAGERLRWSGHCTIRVVPFRDGALAGSLRDVLDRFSPLGVSGEGIEQFGMVALDVPPTADIAMVRLRLVEGEDAGWWEYEEGCVSDAWLALS; from the coding sequence GTGAGCGACGAGCACGATTACGTGAAGATCTGGTTCGCTCTGGACCAGGACGAGAACGGCTGGCCGCCGGCGAGTAGCGAGGGCCTGTGGGCCGTCCGGCTGTCGGCGCAGGTGGTGCGGCTGGACAACACGCCTTGGTTCGTTCGCAATGTTGCATGCGGTGATGTGTTCGCTGTCGAACGGGACGACCAGGGCCAGTGGTGGGCTGGAGAGCGGCTGCGATGGTCTGGCCACTGCACCATCCGGGTCGTGCCGTTCCGCGACGGGGCGTTGGCGGGATCGTTGCGTGACGTGCTCGACCGCTTCAGCCCCCTAGGAGTCAGCGGCGAGGGAATCGAGCAGTTCGGCATGGTGGCGTTGGACGTGCCGCCAACGGCCGACATCGCGATGGTCAGGCTGCGTCTGGTGGAGGGTGAGGACGCAGGGTGGTGGGAGTACGAGGAGGGCTGCGTCAGCGACGCTTGGCTCGCGTTGAGTTAG
- a CDS encoding amidohydrolase, producing the protein MESDLVERLHGVYRDLHAHPELSFQEQRTAGIAAAWLRECGYDVIEQIGTTGVAGVLRNGDGPTVLLRADMDALPVPEATGLDYASRTDGVMHACGHDMHVTCLLGAAATLAATRGDWSGTVTVVCQPAEETAQGAAAMVADGLFDRIPRPDVVLGQHVAPIPAGVIGLRSGPAFAATDSLRVTLYGSGGHGSRPETTVDPVVMAAATVLRLQGIVSREVSGNDMAVVTVGALTAGTKYNIIPDEAELLLSVRTYDPAVRTKVLAAIERVVRAEAQASGAATQPRIEAVESAPAVVNDVAAVDRTRAALAGVVGAERVIDPGPVTGSEDVGVLADAAGAPLVFWLLGGADPSAFAGAADPAAMARIVAELPSNHSPRYAPVEQPTISVGVAALAAAARHWLGA; encoded by the coding sequence ATGGAGTCCGACCTGGTCGAGCGCCTGCACGGCGTCTACCGAGACCTGCACGCGCACCCGGAGCTGTCGTTCCAGGAACAGCGCACCGCCGGGATCGCGGCGGCCTGGCTGCGCGAATGCGGCTACGACGTGATCGAGCAGATCGGCACCACCGGAGTCGCGGGCGTGCTGCGCAACGGCGACGGCCCGACCGTGCTCCTGCGCGCCGACATGGACGCACTCCCGGTACCGGAGGCGACCGGCCTGGACTACGCCAGCCGCACCGATGGCGTCATGCACGCCTGCGGCCACGACATGCACGTCACCTGCCTGCTCGGCGCCGCCGCGACGCTGGCCGCGACCCGCGGCGACTGGTCGGGGACCGTCACCGTCGTGTGCCAGCCCGCCGAGGAGACCGCCCAGGGCGCGGCCGCGATGGTCGCCGACGGCCTGTTCGACCGCATCCCCCGGCCCGACGTCGTGCTCGGCCAGCACGTGGCACCCATCCCCGCCGGGGTCATCGGGCTGCGCAGCGGCCCCGCGTTCGCGGCCACCGACTCGCTGCGAGTCACCCTGTACGGCTCCGGCGGCCACGGCTCCCGGCCCGAGACGACCGTCGACCCGGTGGTCATGGCCGCGGCCACCGTGCTGCGCCTACAGGGCATCGTGTCCCGCGAGGTGTCCGGCAACGACATGGCCGTCGTCACCGTCGGCGCGCTCACCGCCGGGACGAAGTACAACATCATCCCCGACGAGGCCGAACTGCTGCTGTCGGTACGCACCTACGACCCCGCCGTACGGACCAAGGTGCTCGCCGCCATCGAGCGCGTCGTCCGCGCCGAGGCCCAGGCCTCCGGCGCGGCGACCCAGCCGCGCATCGAGGCGGTCGAATCCGCGCCAGCCGTCGTGAACGACGTGGCGGCGGTCGACCGTACCCGTGCGGCGCTGGCGGGGGTGGTCGGGGCCGAACGCGTGATCGACCCAGGACCGGTCACCGGTAGCGAGGACGTCGGGGTGCTGGCCGACGCGGCCGGGGCACCGCTGGTGTTCTGGCTGCTCGGCGGTGCGGACCCGAGCGCGTTTGCGGGAGCCGCCGATCCTGCGGCGATGGCCCGGATCGTGGCGGAGCTGCCGTCCAACCACTCGCCGCGCTACGCCCCGGTCGAGCAGCCGACCATCAGCGTCGGCGTAGCCGCCCTGGCCGCGGCCGCTCGCCACTGGCTCGGCGCCTAG
- a CDS encoding metalloregulator ArsR/SmtB family transcription factor — protein sequence MRRPLYQVKAEFFKALAHPARIRVLELLSIREHSVGEMLPEVGLEAAHLSQQLAVLRKMNLVVTRKEGSTVYYSLVSPQVAELLAVARRILTEVLSTQVEILDDLRAAQPGPR from the coding sequence GTGCGCAGACCGCTGTACCAGGTGAAGGCGGAGTTCTTCAAGGCCCTGGCCCACCCTGCCCGCATCCGGGTCCTAGAACTGCTGTCGATCCGCGAACACTCCGTCGGCGAGATGCTGCCCGAAGTCGGCCTGGAGGCCGCGCACCTGTCCCAGCAGCTCGCCGTCCTGCGCAAGATGAACCTCGTCGTCACCCGCAAGGAAGGCTCGACCGTCTACTACTCCCTGGTCAGCCCCCAGGTCGCCGAACTGCTCGCCGTCGCCCGCCGCATCCTCACCGAGGTGCTGTCCACCCAGGTCGAGATCCTGGACGACCTGCGCGCCGCCCAGCCGGGTCCGCGTTAG
- a CDS encoding LuxR C-terminal-related transcriptional regulator → MVATVEVSAREAEVLSLLGQHLTNAEIGAKLFISVRTVESHVSSLLRKLGAPDRRALAHRAAQLPRPDRAEAAPVLPTPLTSFVGRARERAELTDLLRTHRQVSAVGPGGVGKTRLALAVAADTADEYADGVWFVDLVPMTDPGMVAAAVAGALGLGEQPGQSMDDSVLAALADRHALLVLDNCEHVQDGVAPLLERLLAGCPRLRVLTTSRARLMVPYERVYPVPPLSLAGDGASDAVALFLDRAGAVGQAPDPVLREQVAAVCARLDGVALAIELAAARWPVLGLDGLTAGLSDQLRMLSGGSRADDRHRSVRAALDWSHALLDSDSQDLLHQVSVFVAPFTVDAAAEVTGAGIGATVDGLARLAEQSLLAVTASVSGTEYRALETVRQYGIACLAEAGALGDARDRHLRWSLARADGLGTAAEDWRARFDRVADELRAALAWAAEQPRRRAEACRLAGRLAELAFTRNLVGESQQRFEQAAELADDPATAAAMLREAAAVAGCRLRGDDMYRLYRAAADAARRAGDDAGAARDLATAATYSYRFWTKFARLPSPQEATALVEQARELAGADPAAQAALALAEAGVLADAFGAAQGPPDNAVSETFAYAQRAVVLAGATGDPLAESAALDALTGAHCWAGDAFAAAATARRRVALLSPLAPTPATTHELVDALGNATEASLGVGDLPGARRWGRQLADHRLLAEVGHRATSWLLVTHVLAGDAADVLAVGDRFLEGWQRSGSPARSVLGPAVAGVAMVHGLRADQDARRRWDEILGRLGTPGEHTYGYGAVYDAIELLHFGRAAEALHRLAPEPGEVWKWVCWIWHHWYVALRAEAGVLAGSPDAAERLEQARAVVAGNPVAAAIVERAAALHTGDRERLVAAAAAFAAAGCPYQQARTMVLAGGEHAVSGAAVLSGLGLAPMPGSPAGHADLGQLHGGVRER, encoded by the coding sequence GTGGTGGCGACGGTGGAGGTCTCAGCTCGGGAAGCGGAGGTGCTGTCGCTGCTCGGCCAGCACCTCACCAATGCCGAGATCGGTGCGAAGCTGTTCATCTCGGTGCGTACGGTCGAGAGCCACGTGTCGTCGCTGCTGCGCAAGCTGGGGGCGCCGGACCGGCGGGCGCTGGCGCACCGTGCCGCGCAGCTGCCGCGCCCCGACCGGGCCGAGGCCGCACCGGTCCTGCCGACCCCGCTGACCTCGTTCGTCGGCCGGGCGCGGGAGCGGGCCGAGCTCACCGATCTGCTCCGGACGCACCGGCAGGTGAGCGCGGTCGGACCCGGGGGCGTGGGCAAGACCCGGCTGGCGCTGGCGGTGGCCGCCGACACCGCCGACGAGTACGCCGACGGGGTCTGGTTCGTGGACCTGGTTCCGATGACCGACCCGGGCATGGTCGCCGCCGCCGTCGCCGGGGCGCTGGGCCTGGGCGAGCAGCCCGGCCAGTCCATGGACGACTCGGTGCTGGCCGCGCTGGCCGACCGGCACGCGCTGCTGGTGCTCGACAACTGCGAGCACGTCCAGGACGGGGTCGCGCCGCTGCTCGAACGGCTGCTGGCCGGCTGCCCGCGGCTGCGGGTGCTGACGACGAGCCGGGCCCGGCTGATGGTGCCGTACGAGCGGGTGTATCCGGTGCCGCCGCTGTCGCTGGCCGGTGACGGCGCGTCCGATGCGGTGGCGCTGTTCCTGGACCGGGCGGGCGCGGTGGGCCAGGCGCCCGATCCGGTGCTGCGCGAGCAGGTCGCCGCGGTCTGCGCGCGGCTGGACGGGGTCGCCCTGGCGATCGAGCTGGCCGCCGCCCGCTGGCCCGTGCTCGGGCTCGACGGACTGACCGCGGGCCTGTCCGACCAGTTGCGGATGCTGTCGGGCGGGTCCCGCGCCGACGACCGGCACCGTTCGGTGCGGGCGGCGCTGGACTGGAGCCACGCCCTGCTGGATTCGGACAGCCAGGACCTGCTGCACCAGGTGTCGGTGTTCGTGGCGCCGTTCACCGTCGACGCGGCGGCCGAGGTGACCGGCGCCGGGATCGGCGCGACGGTCGACGGCCTGGCCCGCCTGGCCGAGCAGAGCCTGCTGGCGGTGACCGCGTCGGTGTCGGGCACCGAATACCGGGCCCTGGAGACCGTCCGGCAGTACGGGATCGCGTGCCTGGCCGAGGCTGGCGCGCTCGGCGACGCCCGGGACCGGCACCTGCGCTGGTCGCTGGCCCGCGCCGACGGTCTGGGCACGGCAGCTGAGGACTGGCGGGCCCGGTTCGACCGGGTCGCCGACGAGCTGCGCGCGGCGCTGGCCTGGGCGGCCGAGCAGCCGCGGCGGCGGGCCGAGGCGTGCCGCCTGGCCGGGCGGCTGGCCGAGCTGGCGTTCACGCGCAACCTGGTCGGGGAGTCCCAGCAACGGTTCGAGCAGGCGGCGGAGCTGGCCGACGACCCGGCGACCGCCGCGGCGATGCTGCGCGAGGCGGCGGCCGTGGCCGGGTGCCGGCTGCGCGGCGACGACATGTACCGCCTGTACCGCGCGGCCGCCGACGCCGCCCGGCGGGCCGGGGACGATGCCGGGGCCGCCCGCGACCTGGCCACCGCCGCGACCTACTCGTACCGGTTCTGGACCAAGTTCGCCCGGCTGCCCTCGCCGCAGGAGGCGACCGCGCTGGTCGAGCAGGCGCGGGAGCTGGCCGGGGCTGATCCGGCGGCGCAGGCGGCGCTGGCGCTGGCCGAGGCCGGGGTGCTCGCCGATGCGTTCGGCGCCGCGCAGGGGCCGCCCGACAACGCCGTGTCGGAGACGTTCGCCTACGCGCAGCGGGCCGTCGTCCTGGCCGGTGCCACCGGCGACCCGCTGGCCGAGTCTGCCGCGCTCGACGCGCTGACCGGCGCCCACTGCTGGGCCGGTGACGCGTTCGCGGCCGCCGCCACGGCCCGGCGGCGCGTCGCGCTGCTGTCGCCGCTGGCGCCGACCCCGGCGACCACGCACGAGCTGGTCGACGCGCTGGGCAACGCCACCGAGGCCAGCCTCGGGGTCGGGGACCTGCCCGGTGCCCGGCGGTGGGGGCGGCAGCTGGCCGATCACCGGCTGCTGGCCGAGGTCGGCCACCGGGCGACGAGCTGGCTGCTGGTGACCCACGTGCTGGCCGGCGACGCGGCGGACGTGCTCGCGGTCGGCGACCGGTTCCTGGAGGGGTGGCAGCGGTCGGGCAGCCCGGCCAGGTCGGTGCTCGGCCCGGCGGTGGCCGGGGTCGCGATGGTCCACGGGTTGCGTGCCGACCAGGACGCCCGCCGCCGCTGGGACGAGATCCTGGGCCGGCTCGGCACCCCGGGCGAGCACACCTACGGCTACGGTGCCGTCTACGACGCGATCGAGCTGCTGCACTTCGGCCGCGCCGCCGAGGCGCTGCACCGGCTGGCGCCCGAACCGGGCGAGGTGTGGAAGTGGGTCTGCTGGATCTGGCACCACTGGTATGTGGCGCTGCGCGCCGAGGCCGGGGTCCTCGCCGGCAGTCCCGACGCCGCCGAGCGACTGGAGCAGGCCCGCGCCGTCGTGGCGGGCAATCCGGTGGCCGCCGCGATCGTCGAGCGGGCGGCCGCGCTGCACACCGGTGACCGGGAGCGGCTGGTCGCGGCCGCTGCCGCGTTCGCCGCCGCCGGATGCCCGTACCAGCAGGCCCGGACCATGGTGCTCGCCGGCGGCGAGCACGCCGTCAGCGGGGCGGCGGTGCTGTCCGGGCTCGGCCTCGCCCCGATGCCCGGGTCACCGGCGGGCCACGCCGACCTGGGGCAGCTCCACGGTGGGGTGCGCGAACGGTAG